In Lycium barbarum isolate Lr01 chromosome 9, ASM1917538v2, whole genome shotgun sequence, the DNA window GTTGCACTGCATGGCAACAAAGTTAAATACTTACCCCACTTCATTGACAGTCATTTATTTGCCGGCAAGAAGACCTTTTTATCCATGTAAGGAAAGGTTTTGTTACCATATAATTATCGTAGTAAATGTAACATTACAGACTATAAAAAATGTAAGAATTTGCatataattatttattaatttccTCATCTCAATTGTATGATGTGGTTAattaaagagatttttttttgacTTGGGTTAAAAAAATAACGAGATAATTTCAGAGCACGAGAGTCAAAATGTTGTATTTTTTTAATCAATTCGAACTAAATgattatataaaaatgaaatttaCGTATTTGCGGAAGGAATAAAATATATTAAAACTAACTATTTTTACGATTATAATATTTTTGATATGATTGAGAAAAAAACCCGATCCGGCCCTTTTCGGGACCCCCGCGCATAAAGAGAGCTTAGCGCAATGAGCTGTTTTGTTTTTAATCATAATGAAAATTCAAATTGTGATAAGCTATGTAAAATAAATAGCGACGATATCTATAATTTGTTCCGGAGGAAAGCTATAGGTAACCCGTAAGATTAGTCGAGATGTATTCAAGCTGGCTGGTCATTAtgattatttaaaaataaaaggaaacAAATATAAAGTGTAATATATCAAAGCATTTTTAGCATCTAATAATTACTAATTATAATTTAATATTAGAATCCTAATAAGAAATTAAGAACATGTaattaaaacaacaacaacagcataccCACTATAATCAGATAGAGTGAGAACTGCGGAGGTAAGCCTTATAGAGATTGTTTCCTATAGACCCTCGGCTTAAGAAAAGTAATTCAAACCAGTCAAAAAAAGAATTAATGAAAAATGAAGAGGACATGAGAAAATACTATATAAAGCATGATAAACAGTCTGAAAAAGTAACATTAACTACCACAAAATAATACGATAATTTAAGTACAAGAGACAACAGATAATAATAGAAATTGAAGGACAAAAATGAGAAAATGCAAGATTAAAGAGTTTTTAAATAATTTCTAGCATAAAATATAATTAGGTATAAATATTTTCGAGTTTGGGGACCAAAGTGCGAAAATGAGGGCTTGCTTTCTCTCTGTTATGTCTACATAGAACAAgctcataaataaataaatacacacatacatatatatatatatatgacacacacacacgtgtatatatatatataatcaaatTTGCTCAGCTTCTTCGATCTGTAAGTTAATTACTTCATGCATCAATTTTCGGTTTGTTTTTTTTATTAATGCTGTAAATTGAATCAAACAATTTCCCAATTTTGGGGTTTGATTTGATCCAATAAAAACCCTATATCTTTCCAGTTTTGTgattaattcaattaattgaagttTTGAGGTTGGATCTGGTACTTAATTAGCTCAATTTTGGAGTTTAGTCAATTTTGTTAGAAATTAGGGTTAGGGTTAGGGATTTAATTGAGTTATTAAGTTAGATGGCTTCAAATCCTCCATTTTTAGTGGAGGATCAAACAGATGAGGATTTCTTCGATAAATTGGTCAGTGATGATGACGATAATGTGGGCCCGGGCCCGGGCTTGGGAGTGAGCCCGAGCCCGGTGTATGTTGATGGGAATGAATCTGATGAGGTTAAAACCTTTGCTAATCTCAGtattagtgatgatgttgatagCGGAGTTAAGGTAACTGCGTTGTCAGCGGGCCCGGCCGGGGGCCTGGGTGTGAGCCCGGTGAATGTCAATAGTGGAGTTGATGGTATAAGTGGTGATAGTATGAAGGAAGGGGAGAAAATAGATAAAGGGGTTGATTGCAATGCAAAAACGGGCTCGGGCTTGGGCGCGAGCGTGAGCCCAGTGTATGTTGATGGAAATGAATCTGATGAGGTTAAAGACTTTGCTAATCTTAGTATCAATGATGGTGGTATAAGTGGTGATACTGGGAAGGAAGAGGAGAAAGTAGATAAAACGGCGTTGGTAGTTGAGGGGAACAGAGAGAAGAGTAGTGGTTCTTTAGTGTCATTGACTTCTGGGGGGTCAGATGGTAATTTGGAGAGTGAGGTAACTAGTGTTAAGACGGAGAATCATACCAGTGGATCAGGCAATACGGGTGTGAAGGAAGTTGGATGGAGTGCTTTTCATGCTGATCCAGTTACAAATGACGGTTCTGGGTTTGGATCCTACATGGACTTCTTCAGTGAATTGGGGGATAATAACGGTGCTGCAACGGGAAATGTGAATAAGGGGTCAACTGTTTTGCCAGCTGAACCGGTTCATGAAACAGCATATTTTGAGAATACTAGTTCGTTAACACAGGGTCAAGATGGTTATGCACATGATGCTACCACAGAACAAGTTGCAGATGGACAGGATGTAAATTGTAGTCAGTATTGGGAAAATCTTTATCCCGGATGGAAGTATGATGCAAGTACCGGGCAGTGGTATCAGGTGGAAAGTTATGAATCAGGAGCTAATGTACAAGGAAATACTGATTCTAATTTGGTTTCTGATTGGTCAGTTTCTGATGGAACGCCAGAGGTCTCGTACCTACAGAAAACTGCTCAATCTGTTTCTGGTAATGTGGCTGAGACGGGTACGACTGAGAGTGTCACTAATTGGAATCAGGTTTCACAGCTAAACGACGTGCCTGAGAATGTGGCAAACTGGAATCAGGCTTCGCCGGCGAGTGACAGTAGGGGGGCTGTGACTGACTGGAACCAGTTGTCACTAGCTAGTGATGTAGGTGGGGTCACGACTGACTGGAATCAGGCTTTGCAGGCGAGTGACTATGGGGGTGCTGTGACTGACTGGAATCAGGCATCACAACTTTACAATGGGTATCCATCACATATGGTTTTTGATCCTCAATACCCTGGTTGGTATTATGATACAATTGCACTGGAATGGCGTTCTTTGGAAAGCTACACATTGTCTGCTCAATCAACTGTTCAAGGTGAGAGCCAGCTGGATCGTTTGGCTTCTCAGCAGACTTTCTCTAACAGCAATGATCAGACGAATTATGGTGCATACGGGCACAATCAGAATAGTAGTTTCCAAGGGTTTAGCAGCGGTGGAGGAGATAACAACTGGTCTGGTTCTTTTGGTAATTATAATCAGCATAGCTCAAATATGTTGCAAAATGAAAATGTTGCAAAGAGTAACCCTGTGTCAGAATATAGGGGGAACCATCAATTAGAGAACCACTACAACCAAGACTTCTCTGCGAGCAGCCATGTTAATAGGCAATTCTCTAATCATTATGAGGGAACAGTTCCATACAATGCACAAGCAAGTCAAATTCAAAACGACCAACACTTTTTCTCTGGTGGGAGTTTCGGTCAGCAATTTAGCCAGCCAACATTTCAGCAACATGAGCAGAAGCATGCATCAAGTGATTATTACGGGACTCAAACCACAGCCAATTATTCCCAGCAAGCATTTCAGAGCAGCCAGCAGTTTGCTCATGCTCCCACTGCAGGAAGATCATCTGCTGGCCGTCCAGCCCATGCTTTGGTCACTTTTGGTTTTGGTGGAAAACTGATTGTGATGAAAGATTATAGTTCTTCTGGAAACCCATCCTTCGGAAGTCAGGTTTGtgtcaaaattgttttttttttcttccctaGTATTTTGGGTTGCAGTACTCTTACTAATGAGTGAAAGTATTTTTGCATGGTGGGTAAAGAATCCTGTAGGAGGCTCAATATCTGTGCTCAATTTGATGGATGTTGTCTCTGAGAGAGTTGACAGCTCAAGCCTTGCGATGGGGGCATGTGACTATACCCGAGTTTTGTGCCAGCAATCATTCCCTGGTCCACTAGTTGGTGGAAGTCCCAGTATCAAGGAGTTGAATAAATGGATTGATGAGAGGATTTCAAACTCTGAATCTCCTGACATGGATTACAGGAAAGGCGAAGTTTTGAGGTTGCTTCTGTCATTGCTAAAAATAGCATGTCAACATTATGGAAAACTTCGTTCTCCTTTTGGTACTGAGGCTGCGTTGAAGGTAAAATTTGTAGCATGTCGatgttaattgattatttgttttAAGCTTTAACCTTTCAAAACGAACTGTTGGTTGAAATCAAGCTCTGGTCCAAGTAAGTAAAGTTTTATTCCATTGCTTATTGTTTTCTGTTTGTGTTGCCTATATAGGCAGATTAACTCCTTTAACTTCTAATGCCCTTTGATATCTCCATCCAACCTGGACTTGCTTTATTTGGGTTTATAGAATTAAATGTCATTTTTATCAACTGAAAGACTTGATAAAATATTATACTGGTCAAAGTTCATTGGATTCGGAAACTTATGGTAGCAGCACATACTGACTTTTATGGTTTCTCATGCGGCTTGCATATCTTGGGTCTAGCATATCTTTTGGCTTTTTAGATAAATTGTTCTCTATGTTTTGATTATTTGACTTGATCACCTATGGGATGAGTGCATCTCCTCCAAGTTTAAGAAATTCGACTGGCTTCTCTTCCCTAAATGATGAGAGCATTAGGTAGgaaacaagaaaaataaataaatccagTAATGGAATTTGACTGCAGTTAAACAAACAAATAATAGTGGTAGTAATAGCACTGCTCCACATATAATAACCAAGAGAGAAGAAACCATAATTAGGCGTTGCATCACCATGTGAGAGAGTTGTGAAGTAGCTCAGATATCGGGCACTGAAAAGTCTAGTTCAGTACCGCTCCATGATCTACATCACTGTCTAGCTCAAAGACTTGCTGGAGGAAGTTTGGGGGATGTGTTTCTTTTTCATTATATTGTGTTCTCTTTGATGGATTTCACTACAGAAGTACGTGAAACCTTGAGTCCATTGTCATTTGAAGAAATCTTTTGCTAGAATCAACACCATACCTTGTGGTAGTGTAATACCTTATACTAATTAGAAAAGAGTATTGAAGCTCTAGCTGTTATAATTTTGATGAATTTACGTACTTATGTTTTCACAATATTTGGTAAAAAATTGGTGAAGTTTCCTGAGCTTGCTTTTTCGCGGTCCATTTTTACCTTGTCAAAAGAAAGTATGTGAAGGACTGTCTTCCTTTTTTTGCAATGCATTTTAGAATTTTCATCTTGGACAAGCATGCAGCCTTATAGCATGAAAAATAGTTCCTGTCTAAATTTTATTTTCACCAAAATCAACAAACTCAGTAGCTGCTGCTAACTTGTTCTGCTACTTTAACAGGAAAGTGATGTTCCAGAAACAGCGGTAGCCAGGTTGTTTGCTTCTGTGAAGGGGAACGGGACGCAACTCAATCAATATGGCACTGTTGCCCAGTGCTTGCAGCAATTGCCTTCTGAAGGGCAGATGCGGGTAATTCTTTTACAACTTTCTGTTCTTAGTTGCCATTTTAATTGTTTGCTAGATCAGCCAACCGTTTTCATTTTATGATTTAGGCTACTGCTGCTGAGGTGCAAAGTCTTCTAGTATCTGGAAGAAAGAAAGAAGCATTACAATGTGCACAAGAGGGGCAGTTGTGGGGGCCAGCTCTTGTTCTGGCTGCACAACTTGGTGATCAGGTTTGTCTGGTTCTCAGTAGCCCTTTAGCCCCCACCCccatcctcctcctcctccttctctctctctctctctctctctctctctctctttttctatctatctattatatgtgtatatctcatataagggcagcccggtgcactaagctcccgctatgcgcggggtccggggaagggccggaccacaagggtctattgtatgaGATGTGTATATCtcatatatataatagaaaattatatatatatatatatatatatatatatatatctttcaatTAATATATTTTGATTTCATGCGTGATTGTAGTTCTATGTAGAAACGGTGAAGCAAATGGCACTTCGACAGTTAGTAGCAGGGTCACCTTTGCGGACACTGTGCCTACTAATTGCAGGTCAACCGGCTGATGTCTTTTCTGTAGATTCTACAGCTCAAAGTGGGATGCCTGTTGTAAATGCAGTTCAACAGCCTGCACAGGTTTTGTGTTCATAACTTGTTACAAGCAGTTAGTATTCAATGGCTTATTTGCTGCCTTTTTCCGCTTATTTTTTAATGATTTGCCTAAGCCCCAGGAGTTGAGCCTTTAAAGGGGATCTTGCTTGCACATACTCTTGTATGTTAATTCTATAGAGTATATATCATTTCTATAACCTGCAGTGCAGTTATGAACATAGTATCATAATCATTCTTGGACTTTTAAAAGCTTCAACAAAAAGAGCTCATAAGGTATTTTAGCGCATACCAAATGGTTAATATGataaaaaaaagggaaatggAGCGTAGCTATTTATTTTTTGATCCCTGGAATTTCAATAAGGCCGCTCTTTTGAAGTGCAAGGACTTCTGTTTGGTTGGAGATAAGTTAAGTGTGGGCATTGGGGTTCAAATCTCACCAGAGACCAAAAAAGAGAAAAACACTAGGCAAGTTCTTCCCATCTTGCTTAAACATTGGCGGACCGAGTTAATTGGTACTTatgctggtgggaggtagtagGTACCCGGGGGAATAGTCGAGGTGTGCACAAGATGGGCTGGGCGCCACCATTATTTTGAAAAAGGAGTTAAGGGTGGGCATTGTTCAGTCAGAAGTCCCGAGCTTTGATGATGAGTTAGATGGGGGCATTGTTCTGTCAGATGTGCAGAACCTTAATATACCTGCACAGGATTCAATAGCTACCCTTAACCATTTATGATTCTTTGTGATGTTATTTTTGAAGTCCATCTTGTTATGCTTTGTGACATTgattttggttgttttattatGTAATACCATAGATCGTATGTGGATCACTTTCTCTTGTTTTCTCGTTTCTTTGGAGGGAGTTATGTCTAGATATTGACTTTCTGTTGTTTGCTTCCCTAGTTTATTGCTTGTTGAAGATTTAAGGATAATATTTTCTTTGGATTATTATCTTATTTTGGTTTCTTCTGCTTATCCTAGTTTGGTGCTAATATCATGCTGGATGACTGGGAAGAGAATTTAGCTGTGATTACTGCAAACAGAACGAAGGATGACGAACTGGTGCTTATTCATCTTGGCGATTGTTTGTGGAAAGAAAGGAGTGATGTATGTCTTATGCcttgttttttcttttatattactCTCATTCAGTAGATTGCCATTGACTTTGTTGTCGGTTTCTTACATGCATTTTCTAAAAATATGATCTAGATTGTTGCTGCACACATTTGCTATCTAGTGGCTGAAGCAAACTTTGAACAATATTCAGACACCGCAAGATTATGTCTTGTGGGTGCAGATCACTTGAAATTCCCCCGAACTTATGCTAGTCCAGAGGCTATTCAGGTGCTGCTGACATCTAGTTTTTGTGCATCTTTTTAGTCATATGAAGAAATGTGAAACATCTTGTGCCACAGCCAGCATATTCAGTCATGTAACTGTATGTGCTACTGGTTAACACGGGTTTATCGCTTGACTGATCAAATGCTTGTATGGACAGAGGACTGAGATTTATGAATACTCAAAGGTGCTGGGGAATTCTCAATTTATTCTCCTTCCTTTTCAACCATATAAACTTGTGTATGCACACATGTTAGCTGAAGTTGGGAGGATATCCGACGCATTGAAGTATGTTTCCAAGTTTAACGTTACGCAAGTTCCTCGAAATCATTTCAACTGGTTCCTTAGCATTTTTTAATTTTAGGTACTGTCAAGCATTGTCAAGATCACTTAAAACTGGCCGAACCCCTGAGACTGAAACATTGAGACAGTTAGTTTCATCTCTTGAGGAAAGGATTAAAACTCACCAACAGGTACCTCTTTATTCTCTCATCTATGTTGAATGAACGTCTCAAAGATACTTATGGTGGAACTTTCTGCATACAGGGAGGGTTCTCCACAAATTTGGCTCCTGCAAAATTGGTTGGTAAATTGCTTAACCTTTTTGATAGCACGGCTCATCGTGTTGTTGGGGGCTTACCACCACCGATGCCAACAAGTGGCAGTTCACAAGGTAATGAACATCATCATCAGTTTGCGGCGCCTAGAGTCTCAAGTAGTCAATCAACCATGGCAATGTCATCACTGATCCCCTCAGAGCCAGCAAGTGAATGGGCAGCTGATAACAGTCGAATGACAGTACACAATAGAAGTATTTCAGAGCCTGACATTGGAAGAACTCCAAGACAGGTGTCTTATCCTGTTTCTCTGTAAATATTACATTGGACTGGATCTATCTGATCTGGTTTGAAAAGAGGAATTTGTTATGAATTTGTGTAGGATCAGGTTGACTCATCAAAGCAACGAAGCTCAAGTAACACAGCAAGCAGTGCATCAGGAGCTGGAGTGACATCACGCTTTCGTGGCTTTAATTTTGGCTCCCAGCTTCTCCAGAAAACTGTTGGATTAGTCCTCAAACCACTGAACAGTCAAGGCCGTCAGGTAGATTATTTATGAAAATCTTATCTTTGTCGTTTTCTAGATTGTGGCTCATAAAATTTTATATCAACACTTGTTCCTTTTGTCTTGATTCCTTGTAGGCAAAATTGGGAGATACAAATAAATTTTATTATGATGAAAAACTTAAAAGATGGGTAGAGGAAGGCGCTGAACTTCCTGCTGCCGAACCGCCCCTTGCACCTCCACCAACCGCTGCTGCTTTGCAGAATGGAGCACCAGATTATAATGTGAAGAGTGTATTGAAAAGTGAAAGTTCTATGTGCAACAATGGTTTTCCGGAAATGAGTCCAACTTCTGCTGATAATGGTGCGGGAATCCCACCTCTTCCGCCTACCTCCAACCAATTCTCAGCTCGTGGTCGTATGGGTGTCCGGTCAAGGCAAGTGATTTTGGTGTGTTAATTATTGTCAGATGATATGATTGGACCGGTAGACCTAAAAAAATAGTGCACCAGTCGAGACCTTGTATGATCAGTTGACATCTTTGGACAGCTATGAGAGTAATCACCCCATTGAACCTTTTGGTGGCTTAGGCGAAACAGCCCTTGTTTACTTATTTGGTCCTATTCTGAAAGAGTTTTTTAAATTGGTGAAGAGTAAATACTTGATAAGCTCCTATGTAGGAGTGGCAAACGGATGGGTGGGGTGGATATGGGCGGGTTGAAAATGGGTTAAACAAAAAGTGGATAAAATATCCGACCCGCCCATATTGAATATGGATAAAAAATGGGTTAACTGATGGGTTATCCATGGTTTCAGGAATAGTCAGGTGTGGACACAATCTAAAAGCCAAAATAATCTTACTCCCAGaaagcaagaactcatgaaaataatatggatatccatttCTTAGTGgataatatccatatttgatcCACTTTTTAAaacactgggtttgttgttgttgtatccatTTTTTTAAAAGTCAGTTATCCAACCCATGTCTTCAGGGTCGGATTGGatggttactttttttttttcttaaacattTTGCCAGCCCCACTCCTAGGCATCAAAGGTCAAACTAAcaatttttttatgtatacacaTCTACCTCATAAGACAGTGATCCAAAGGTACTATCGAGCATTTGTTTCTTTTGTCTATTAGTTATGGTGGCTCcgtaaggtaggggtaaggtctgcgtacactctactctccccaagccccactttgtgggatttcactgggtatgttgttatggTGGCTCCATATGCAAAGTTGAGTTGACAGGCTTGTTTAACAACATAAGAATTAATCCTTATCACTGAAAGTGATGCAGAAGCAATGCTTTCCAAGTTTTTGAACCTACTTTTGTTGCTTCATATGACCCCAAAAAATAGGTCACTGAAAGGATTATAAGTATATGTGGTGCTGTCTTCAATAACTGAGTAGAGAAACCTGACTGGCTTCCCTTCCTCCTTTTGGCAGGTACGTTGACACATTCAACAAAGGTGGTGGTAACCCAACAAATCTATTCCAGTCACCTTCTGTTCCTTCCATAAAGCCAGCTATTGCTGGCAACGCCAAGTTTTTTGTTCCCACCCCAATGTCCCCTGTTGAAGAGACGGGGAACGGTACTTCCAATGAGCAAGAAACTTCAAGTAATAGTGAGAATGATTCAACCACTGCTGTTAATGGATCGTTCCATTCTCCTGCTCCAACATCAACCTCCGCGCCTATGCAAAGATTTGCAAGCATGGACAACCTCTCCAATAAAGGAGCTGGTGGGACTGGCTCTCTATCAGCTTACTCCCGGAGAACTGCATCATGGAGCGGAAACTTTCCGAATGCTTACTCCCCAAATAAATCTGAAGTAAAACCACCGAGTGCTGGATTGAGTATGCCTCCGTCGTCATTCATGCCTAGTGATGCTAATTCGATGGATTCCTCAACAAATGGTGGCAGTTTCAGTGATGACCTTCATGAAGTAGACCTGTGACGCAACAAGATGTACATACTAAGTTTTGCTCGTCGTCGTGGTATCCTGCTCGGAATCTCTTCACTTCGTTGGTAAGCAGTGAAGTGTGGTCAATGAAGCTGGAAAACGCTTTGCTCTCCCATCTTTCTCGCACCACAATATACCTTTTTCTCCTCTCTTATAATTTACCTACTTTTTTGTAAGATCAGTTGTATGTTGTAAGCAATTTGCTTATTTAGCTGTTTACCTGCAGGGGtatagtttttttattttttgttcttctCTCTCTCTTAACACCTGCTGTTTCAGAGACTTGTTATTATAATTTATAACACAAGGAAAGTGGCCTGAGAAACATTGTACAGTTGATTTATTCATTTATTGAGGAAAAATGAACTCTCATTTGATGAATTCTGAATTGAAGTACATCTCTATGGTAGAGACCGAAACAAATTAATAAAATATGTTACCTTTGTTTCTCATATTTAATGCAGAAATGAGTTTTTCCTGGGGAGAAACTGTGTGTTATTTGATTTTCTAGTTGCATATTTAAATTTCTTATCTCATGTGATGCCTTGAAAGTCATGGTTTGTGAGGAGAAAAAGAAACCAAAAGCTATTTTGAACTCTTTTAGTGTATGTGACTATCTATCTGTACTTTACTTGGAGGTACCAAACAAATATATTATGTACATGTATAAACTACTTGATGTCGAAAAAGTATAAACTACTTGACAAAAAGCAAGATACAATAAAGAATGTTGCAAATTACTTCATAGTCTCAAACTTGAGGACATCCTCATACGATGtttcctcaaaaaaaaaataaaaataaaaaaaaatgcgtGTCATAAATCTTCAAGAAACAGGAAAAGGTTCCATGTACAAACTAATACAGTATTACAAGAAAATTTTCTTATCTATTCTTTCACCTATTTTTCTTGTATAGTATTTCAGATTCAAAACAAAGCAGGTGTTCGAAACATCCCTTGTGTATCTTGTACCAGCAACAATGGCTGATAATGGCAATTCAAACATTCCCTCTTAACAACACGACGattctctttctctctttcccaCACTAAATTAAACAAATTCTTGCCAATCTCAAACGACACAAAAGCATCAATAGCACCATATTCAACTTGTTCATAACACAATTCCTCAGCATCCCACTTACTCAGTGTTACATTCAATGGCTTTTCCATTACTTTCCCAAGTACCTCTTTCGCCATTCTCTTCAATCCCATCTTCCCATACACTTCTTCCCCGTAAACCGAATACGCCAATCGGTTCAAATCCACAGTATTCGCCACGAACAGCCTGTGATCGCGGAGCAGTTTCTTAGCGTCCTCCATAACCCCAACCCCAACGAACTTGAAATTTGGGTCCCCGAGAAAGTCTATGAGATATCCGGGAACAGCGTCTTTGTGGAGGAGTTGGAATAAAAGGCAGCGGCGCCCCACGCAGAGCTGGAGGAGAGCGACTGGGTGGTTTTCGTCAGGGTTGAAACAGGGGAGCCACTCGATATCAAGACCCACGAGGAGCTTGCGGAGCCTACGACGATGCATCTGCACTGTTTGCACAATCCAAGTATTAACGACTGAGGAGTTTTTGGTGACGGTAACTTCAATTTCATCACTGTAGAAAGAGACTTCATAAATCTCAGCCATTGGCAAAAGAATACTAGAGAACTATTGTAAAATATGAAGTAAGTTGTGGAGTGGAACTAATAGGGGCTGTATATATAAGAAACGAGGTCTCCTAATTAAAGTGGGATAGGGAATGAGAATTCCAAATTTGGAAGTTACCAAATTTTTTTCCTATTCGAACTATTGTCGTTTGCTGCAATAAATTATAACTTTTGTTTCCTATTTCTTGCTAATATATCAACTAATGAGAATTTGTTTGCTGTCATAATAATTGTAGTAAGCTTGTTCTAATATAAGACTTTAAGTTCCCTACTTAAAATGGGATTCAGAGTTCTTTTCCTGTTTTGTGTTGGTTTTGGCTTAGGAAGCAAAAATGTAAAAACAAGCATTAAGAAAGTCACTCGGTAGACTAAAAAGTAATCCATGGAAGGTTAAAATGGGGAAAGTAGAAAGAAATAGGAGTAATTTCTAATTTTATACCCtacggggtcgtttggttgggaaaTGAGTTATTTCTGGATTACTTAtctcgggattagttattccacctttTCACAGGGTTAAAATAAACTATAATTCGGGGATTAGTTATACTgcgattttatcccaaccaaacgtgggataaatGTACTTATCTCATAAATAATCCCCGGACTATTTAAAGCCGTTATGCTTAGGAAACCACTGCTTCTCTCTGTTTCCTTTTTTCTTTGTAGAAATAATTTAGGAAAGGGTTATTTGGCGGGAACAAATTAATTagggaataataataataataataataataataataataataatgagttATAATATTAGAATTAACAAGAACGGGACCAAATTCAAATGGAGGGCAGATTTAATTTCTTCTGTTTCCCATAGTTGATAGGCAAATTTGAGCAGTCCACTAAAGGGTATGGGAATACTTGGGACCAAATTCAAACTCAGGGTAGATTTTTTTCTTCCCATAGTTACGACGCAAATATGAGTCAGTCCTCTAATAGCGCATAGTTGGGACAAAATTCTAGGGAcaaatttattattttttccaTAATGGAGAGGTATTTTTGGCTCTTTTACGTTAACTATTTCACTCAAAAAAACAATATTGAGAATCGGACAATACAGTTTCATCTAATTTTAAAGTTAATTACCTCTCTGACTTTTATCAAACAAAACCCGCCTATAACATAAAGTCCTTAA includes these proteins:
- the LOC132609804 gene encoding protein transport protein SEC16B homolog isoform X2; translation: MASNPPFLVEDQTDEDFFDKLVSDDDDNVGPGPGLGVSPSPVYVDGNESDEVKTFANLSISDDVDSGVKVTALSAGPAGGLGVSPVNVNSGVDGISGDSMKEGEKIDKGVDCNAKTGSGLGASVSPVYVDGNESDEVKDFANLSINDGGISGDTGKEEEKVDKTALVVEGNREKSSGSLVSLTSGGSDGNLESEVTSVKTENHTSGSGNTGVKEVGWSAFHADPVTNDGSGFGSYMDFFSELGDNNGAATGNVNKGSTVLPAEPVHETAYFENTSSLTQGQDGYAHDATTEQVADGQDVNCSQYWENLYPGWKYDASTGQWYQVESYESGANVQGNTDSNLVSDWSVSDGTPEVSYLQKTAQSVSGNVAETGTTESVTNWNQVSQLNDVPENVANWNQASPASDSRGAVTDWNQLSLASDVGGVTTDWNQALQASDYGGAVTDWNQASQLYNGYPSHMVFDPQYPGWYYDTIALEWRSLESYTLSAQSTVQGESQLDRLASQQTFSNSNDQTNYGAYGHNQNSSFQGFSSGGGDNNWSGSFGNYNQHSSNMLQNENVAKSNPVSEYRGNHQLENHYNQDFSASSHVNRQFSNHYEGTVPYNAQASQIQNDQHFFSGGSFGQQFSQPTFQQHEQKHASSDYYGTQTTANYSQQAFQSSQQFAHAPTAGRSSAGRPAHALVTFGFGGKLIVMKDYSSSGNPSFGSQNPVGGSISVLNLMDVVSERVDSSSLAMGACDYTRVLCQQSFPGPLVGGSPSIKELNKWIDERISNSESPDMDYRKGEVLRLLLSLLKIACQHYGKLRSPFGTEAALKESDVPETAVARLFASVKGNGTQLNQYGTVAQCLQQLPSEGQMRATAAEVQSLLVSGRKKEALQCAQEGQLWGPALVLAAQLGDQFYVETVKQMALRQLVAGSPLRTLCLLIAGQPADVFSVDSTAQSGMPVVNAVQQPAQFGANIMLDDWEENLAVITANRTKDDELVLIHLGDCLWKERSDIVAAHICYLVAEANFEQYSDTARLCLVGADHLKFPRTYASPEAIQRTEIYEYSKVLGNSQFILLPFQPYKLVYAHMLAEVGRISDALKYCQALSRSLKTGRTPETETLRQLVSSLEERIKTHQQGGFSTNLAPAKLVGKLLNLFDSTAHRVVGGLPPPMPTSGSSQGNEHHHQFAAPRVSSSQSTMAMSSLIPSEPASEWAADNSRMTVHNRSISEPDIGRTPRQVDSSKQRSSSNTASSASGAGVTSRFRGFNFGSQLLQKTVGLVLKPLNSQGRQAKLGDTNKFYYDEKLKRWVEEGAELPAAEPPLAPPPTAAALQNGAPDYNVKSVLKSESSMCNNGFPEMSPTSADNGAGIPPLPPTSNQFSARGRMGVRSRYVDTFNKGGGNPTNLFQSPSVPSIKPAIAGNAKFFVPTPMSPVEETGNGTSNEQETSSNSENDSTTAVNGSFHSPAPTSTSAPMQRFASMDNLSNKGAGGTGSLSAYSRRTASWSGNFPNAYSPNKSEVKPPSAGLSMPPSSFMPSDANSMDSSTNGGSFSDDLHEVDL